From Coffea arabica cultivar ET-39 chromosome 10e, Coffea Arabica ET-39 HiFi, whole genome shotgun sequence, one genomic window encodes:
- the LOC113711748 gene encoding probable carboxylesterase 2: MGSYNSEIADEVPPYLRVYKDGTVERLLGTEVTPAAFDSKTGVSSKDIIVIPEAGVTARLYRPNLVTKTQRLPLLVYFHGGAFCISSPSDPKYHNCLNLLVAEAKIIAVSVDYRLVPEHPLPAAYEDSWAVLKWVASHISGEGSEDWLRECVDFSKVFLAGDSAGANLSHHMAIRAGYADPPRIGGLKLRGTIMIHPYFWGEDPIGIEAKDPVRKGMVDKWWQFVCPSGKGCDDPLINPFVDGGAESLSRLACDFIIIFVAQNDILADRGRRYYEFLAKSKWQGKAEMVETPGEDHVFHIFNPCSDKARMLIKRCASFINQV, from the coding sequence ATGGGCTCATACAATTCGGAAATAGCTGACGAAGTTCCCCCCTACCTAAGGGTCTACAAAGATGGAACCGTGGAAAGACTCTTGGGCACTGAAGTCACACCAGCAGCCTTCGACTCAAAAACTGGCGTTTCATCCAAAGACATCATAGTCATCCCAGAAGCCGGTGTAACCGCGAGGTTGTATCGTCCAAACCTGGTTACCAAAACCCAGAGACTCCCTCTACTCGTTTACTTTCACGGGGGAGCATTTTGCATATCATCTCCCTCTGATCCAAAATACCACAATTGTCTCAACCTGCTGGTGGCAGAGGCTAAAATTATTGCTGTTTCTGTGGACTACAGACTTGTCCCGGAGCACCCGCTTCCTGCAGCCTATGAAGACTCTTGGGCAGTGCTAAAATGGGTTGCCTCACATATTTCTGGTGAAGGCTCTGAAGATTGGCTAAGGGAGTGCGTTGACTTCAGCAAAGTGTTCCTAGCAGGGGACAGTGCAGGGGCCAATCTTTCCCACCACATGGCAATTCGGGCTGGATATGCTGACCCCCCTAGGATTGGTGGCCTTAAGTTGAGAGGAACTATTATGATACATCCATATTTCTGGGGCGAAGATCCAATTGGGATAGAGGCTAAAGATCCGGTGAGAAAAGGCATGGTTGATAAATGGTGGCAATTTGTTTGTCCATCTGGTAAAGGCTGTGATGATCCCTTGATTAATCCATTTGTAGATGGCGGTGCTGAAAGTCTCTCAAGATTGGCTTGTGATTTTATCATCATATTTGTTGCACAAAACGATATCTTGGCTGATAGGGGAAGGCGCTATTACGAGTTCTTGGCCAAGAGCAAGTGGCAAGGCAAGGCAGAGATGGTGGAGACACCAGGGGAGGATCATGTTTTCCATATATTTAATCCCTGTTCAGATAAAGCCCGCATGCTGATTAAGCGCTGTGCTTCATTCATAAATCAGGTTTAA
- the LOC113712841 gene encoding 26S proteasome non-ATPase regulatory subunit 14 homolog — MSGMERLQRMFAGAGGALGHPPPDSPTLDSSEQVYISSLALLKMLKHGRAGVPMEVMGLMLGDFVDEYTVRVVDVFAMPQSGTGVSVEAVDHVFQTNMLDMLKQTGRPEMVVGWYHSHPGFGCWLSGVDINTQQSFEALNQRAVAVVVDPIQSVKGKVVIDAFRLINPQTMMLGQEPRQTTSNLGHLNKPSIQALIHGLNRHYYSIAINYRKNELEEKMLLNLHKKKWTDGLTLQRFDTHSKTNEQTVQEMLNLAIKYNKAVQEEDELPPEKLAIANVGRQDAKKHLEEHVSNLMSSNIIQTLGTMLDTVGF, encoded by the exons ATGTCGGGAATGGAAAGACTGCAAAGAATGTTCGCCGGCGCCGGGGGCGCTTTAGGCCATCCTCCACCGGACTCTCCGACTCTGGATTCATCGGAGCAAGTCTACATCTCATCTCTCGCCCTTCTCAAGATGCTGAAACACG GGAGAGCTGGGGTACCAATGGAAGTGATGGGGCTGATGCTTGGGGATTTTGTGGATGAGTATACTGTGCGTGTTGTTGATGTGTTTGCGATGCCGCAGAGTGGTACTGGAGTGAGTGTTGAGGCTGTGGATCATGTTTTCCAGACCAATATGCTTGATATGCTCAAGCAAACTGGCAG GCCAGAAATGGTGGTTGGTTGGTATCATTCGCATcctggatttggatgttggctTTCTGGTGTGGACATCAATACTCAACAG AGTTTTGAAGCTTTAAATCAAAGAGCCGTGGCAGTTGTGGTAGATCCAATTCAGAGTGTTAAAGGAAAGGTGGTAATTGATGCATTTCGGTTGATTAATCCTCAGACTATGATGCTCGGGCAAGAGCCACGGCAGACAACATCCAACCTTGGTCATCTAaacaaaccatcaatccag GCATTGATCCATGGTTTGAATAGGCATTATTACTCAATAGCAATCAACTACAGAAAGAATGAACTTGAGGAGAAAATGCTACTTAATCTTCACAAAAAGAAATGGACAGATGGGTTGACACTCCAGAGGTTTGACACACATTCTAAAACCAATGAGCAGACAGTTCAG GAAATGCTAAACTTGGCCATCAAATACAATAAAGCAGTTCAAGAGGAGGATGAGCTGCCACCAGAGAAGTTGGCAATTGCAAATGTGGGAAGGCAAGATGCCAAGAAGCATCTCGAAGAGCACGTTTCTAACTTGATGTCATCAAACATTATTCAGACCTTGGGAACAATGCTTGATACAGTTGGCTTTTAA